A single window of Botrytis cinerea B05.10 chromosome 15, complete sequence DNA harbors:
- the Bclsc2 gene encoding Bclsc2, whose translation MFKLARSQPLAAALKASRASMPSRMVGAAQQKRALSIHEYLSADLLRKYGIGVPDGSVAKTAAEAEAIAKKIGGDDMVIKAQVLAGGRGKGTFDNGLKGGVRVIYSPTEAKMFADQMIGHKLVTKQTGAQGRICNSVYICERKFARREFYLAILMDRASQGPVIVSSSQGGMDIETVAKESPNAITTTYIDIHKGVTDDIARKIVTDIGFSEQCIEEAKDTVQKLYKIFMEKDATQIEINPLSETSDHKVLAMDAKLGFDDNAEFRQKEVFEWRDTTQEDAEEVRAAESGLNFIKLGGDIGCLVNGAGLAMATMDIIKLNGGEPANFLDVGGGATPQAIKEAFTLITSDPKVTAIFVNIFGGIVRCDAIAQGLISTVESMNLRIPIIARLQGTNMEAAHKLINDSGLKIFSIDDLQSAAEKAVQFSKVVKMARDIDVGVEFSLGI comes from the exons atgTTCAAGCTAGCTAGAAGCCAACCTTTGGCAGCTGCCTTGAAGGCAAGCAGG GCCTCAATGCCATCCCGCATGGTCGGCGCTGCGCAACAAAAGAGAGCTTTGAGCATACACGAGTATCTTTCAGCAGATTTGTTAAGAAAG TATGGAATTGGTGTTCCTGATGGATCTGTTGCGAAAACAGCCGCAGAGGCCGAGGCTATTGCAAAGAAGATTGGCGGAGATGACATGGTTATCAAGGCACAAGTTCTTGcaggtggaagaggaaagggtACTTTCGACAATGGGTTAAAGGGAGGAGTCCGAGTTATCTACTCTCCAACCGAAGCAAAGATGTTTGCAGACCAAATGATCGGACACAAGCTTGTCACCAAGCAAACCGGTGCCCAAGGACGCATTTGCAACTCTGTCTATATCTGTGAGCGCAAGTTTGCTCGTCGGGAATTCTACCTTGCTATCTTGATGGATCGTGCTTCCCAAGGACCAGTCATCGTTTCTTCGTCTCAAGGTGGAATGGATATCGAGACTGTTGCAAAGGAAAGCCCAAACGCAATCACAACTACCTACATTGATATCCACAAGGGTGTCACTGATGATATTGCACGAAAGATTGTCACTGATATTGGTTTCAGTGAGCAATGTATCGAGGAAGCCAAGGATACCGTTCAAAAACTTTACAAGATCTTCATGGAGAAGGATGCTACTCAAATCGAGATCAACCCTCTCTCTGAGACCTCTGATCACAAGGTTCTTGCCATGGATGCTAAGCTTGGTTTCGATGACAACGCCGAGTTCCGTCAAAAGGAGGTTTTCGAATGGCGCGATACTACCCAAGAGGATGCTGAGGAAGTCCGTGCCGCAGAGTCTGGTCTTAACTTCATCAAGCTCGGTGGTGATATCGGATGTTTGGTAAACGGTGCCGGTCTCGCTATGGCTACTATGGATATCATCAAGCTTAACGGTGGTGAGCCAGCTAACTTCCTTGACGTTGGAGGTGGAGCCACCCCACAAGCTATCAAGGAGGCTTTCACTCTCATCACCAGCGACCCTAAGGTTACTGCTATCTTCGTTAACATCTTCGGTGGTATCGTTCGTTGTGATGCCATTGCTCAAGGTCTCATCAGCACTGTTGAGAGCATGAACCTTAGAATTCCAATTATTGCAAGATTGCAAGGAACAAACATGGAAGCTGCACACAAGTTGATCAACGACTCTGGTCTTAAGATCTTCTCCATTGATGACTTGCAGAGCGCAGCTGAGAAGGCTGTCCAATTCTCAAAGGTTGTGAAGATGG CCCGTGATATCGATGTTGGTGTTGAGTTTTCTTTGGGCATTTAA
- the Bctpo5 gene encoding Bctpo5, producing MAASNQDAALANMGYTAELPRSLSMMSILGLSFAIMAVPFGLSTTLAYSLTDGQSVTVLYGWIFVSCISLAIAASLAEICSVYPTAGGVYYWSAMLSTRKYAPVVSWITGWLTLVGNWTVTLSINFSGAQLILSSISIFNEDFVANAWQTVLCFWAVMAIAFSVNVFGAKYLDLINKICIYWTSASVIIIIVTLLVMANNRRDAEFVFAHFDASASGWPSGWAWFVGLLQAAYTLTGYGMVAAMCEEVQNPEREVPKAMVLSVFAAGVTGILYLVPLLFVLPDVTSVLGQLNGQPIGYIFKTVTGSAAGGFGLLFLILGILFFAGVGALTAASRCTYAFARDGAIPGSRIWKRVHPTYDIPLWGLVLSTAVDCVLGCIYFGSTSAFNAFTGVATICLSVSYGIPILVNLIRGRQAVKHASFSLGRFGFAINAVTVVWITLAIILFCMPTAIPVTPSTMNYASVVFVFFASISLLWYVIRGRKEFSGPPVVSAEEAEHNGEVVGGVGRVVTEDGSGQVSYGSDAEKASRK from the exons ATGGCGGCTTCAAATCAAGATGCTGCGTTGGCCAACATGGGATACACGGCTGAATTGCCTCGTTCCCTGAGTATGATGAGTATTCTAGGCCT ATCATTCGCCATTATGGCAGTTCCTTTCGGTCTCAGCACAACACTCGCTTACTCGCTGACCGATGGTCAATCTGTGACCGTGTTATATGGTTGGATCTTCGTATCGTGTATATCACTTGCCATAGCTGCCTCACTGGCTGAGATATGCAGTGTGTATCCAACTGCTGGAGGTGTATA TTACTGGTCTGCTATGCTTAGCACCAGGAAATACGCTCCTGTTGTTTCCTGGATCACGGGGTGGTTGACGTTGGTGGGCAATTGGACTGTAACTTTGTCCATCAACTTTTCG GGTGCACAATTGATTTTAAGTTCCATCTCGATCTTTAATGAAGACTTCGTGGCCAATGCATGGCAAACCGTCCTATGTTTCTGGGCCGTTATGGCAATTGCTTTCTCGGTGAATGTATTCGGTGCAAAATACCTGGATTTGATCAAcaaaatatgtatatattggaCTTCGGCTTCCGTGATTATCATCATCGTTACTCTCCTAGTAATGGCGAATAATCGTCGAGATGCCGAGTTTGTCTTCGCCCATTTCGATGCTTCGGCATCTGGTTGGCCTTCTGGATGGGCCTGGTTCGTTGGTCTCCTTCAAGCCGCCTATACCTTAACCGGCTACGGAATGGTAGCTGCCATGTGCGAAGAAGTACAAAATCCCGAACGAGAAGTTCCTAAAGCTATGGTTCTGTCTGTCTTCGCCGCAGGAGTTACTGGAATCCTCTACTTAGTTCCTCTATTATTCGTTCTCCCCGATGTAACTTCCGTTCTTGGGCAACTAAACGGTCAACCCATTGGCTACATCTTTAAAACAGTCACTGGTTCCGCAGCTGGTGGATTCGGACTTCTATTTCTAATCCTCGGTATCCTTTTCTTCGCTGGTGTCGGCGCCTTGACCGCAGCAAGTCGTTGCACATATGCATTTGCCCGCGATGGAGCCATACCCGGTTCTCGTATCTGGAAGCGCGTGCATCCTACATATGATATCCCATTGTGGGGCCTTGTCCTTTCTACTGCAGTGGACTGTGTGCTCGGATGCATCTATTTTGGCTCCACGAGTGCTTTCAATGCTTTTACGGGTGTGGCTACGATCTGTTTGTCGGTTTCATATGGAATTCCGATTTTGGTTAATCTTATCCGGGGAAGACAGGCAGTCAAGCATGCTTCATTTTCGTTGGGCAGATTTGGATTTGCTATCAACGCTGTTACCGTTGTT TGGATTACTCTCGCCATCATCCTTTTCTGCATGCCAACCGCTATTCCGGTCACTCCTTCAACTATGAATTACGCGAGTGtagtttttgttttcttcgcTTCTATCAGTCTTCTTTGGTATGTAATTAGAGGTAGAAAAGAGTTCAGTGGCCCTCCAGTTGTTTCAGCTGAGGAGGCAGAACATAATGGGGAGGTCGTGGGTGGTGTGGGAAGAGTTGTGACAGAGGATGGCAGTGGGCAGGTTTCCTATGGAAGCGATGCAGAGAAAGCGAGTCGGAAGTAA
- the Bcsey1 gene encoding Bcsey1, with the protein MATANINGHGERPSAVARFPTAPSVMTMNGNFASVGDAPTKEQYERGIQVIDEQKEFNPNLNTYLQFTDTAHSGFNYHLISVFGSQSTGKSTLLNHLFGTQFGVMSERERRQTTKGIWMSKNKNQSSGASESETMADNILVMDVEGTDGRERGEDQDFERKSALFALATSEVLIVNIWEHQVGLYQGANMGLLKTVFEVNCQLFLKDKQSTPRSLLFFVIRDHLGTTPLANLKDTLIQDLTAIWTSLSKPAGLENSKIEDYFDFAFAALPHKILQPDKFVTEVQKLGTRFRAGHKSTRAEDAGFEGGVFLPEYHRRIPADGFSVYAEGVWDQIVSNKDLDLPTQQELLAQFRCDEISREVLVSFDGKIQPLEEKQAEDTRSGKPTVIADLGSTGKTSRTSTVKNFETQASRYHKGVYALKRTELEGKIDTRLKALYHGQLVAAHKSGVASFSDAVSNAVKLGQKRAASYEFADIVEREKETALKTFETEAKSLYIEGLAWTNFKSQYDLYEKDLNEVSGNLRKEEMRRLATRVERWVRSRLNDSIGVEFNKLGSGRGGSGAPETGEKPASEKDLWDRIWKTFVDTVKEAESKFTDRAKSFDASEDEIEVGLWRLKRKSWGVLRAKIDEEVMEGNILLKLRENFEDKFRYDEAGVPRIWRPSDDIEGIYTKARESTLTLIPLLSKFKLSESSSLPELSEWIGSTPASVDPKDEEDLTPIGGVDEEEGKSLEEEMTVLSEAKRQDLVVRFKKTADGVYVEAKRSAIGGVAQVPLYFYGLLLALGWNEIVAVLRNPIYFIFLILCGIAGYVTYTLNLWGPIIRMMNAASTQGVEIGKEKLREFLKDNEMGRQALGMQGRDHGDSDGISLNTLDSRGKRASREEEEEEEI; encoded by the exons ATGGCTACTGCCAACATAAATGGTCATGGCGAAAGGCCTTCCGCAGTTGCAAGATTTCCTACAGCTCCCTCAGTCATGACGATGAACGGTAATTTTGCATCCGTTGGCGATGCGCCGACGAAAGAACAATATGAACGTGGCATACAAGTTATTGATGAGCAGAAGGAATTCAA TCCTAATCTCAACACCTATCTTCAATTCACAGATACAGCACACTCTGGCTTTAACTACCACCTTATATCGGTATTCGGGTCACAATCCACGGGAAAGTCTACGCTCCTCAACCATTTATTTGGCACACAATTTGGGGTGATGTccgagagggagaggaggcAAACCACAAAAGGAATATGGATGTCAAAGAATAAGAATCAAAGCTCTGGGGCTTCTGAATCCGAGACTATGGCGGACAATATCTTGGTGATGGATGTTGAGGGAACTGATGGCAGAGAGCGGGGGGAAGATCAAgactttgaaagaaaaagtgcTCTCTTTGCTCTAGCCACATCAGAGGTTCTCATTGTAAATATTTGGGAGCATCAAGTAGGATTGTACCAGGGCGCAAATATGGGCTTACTCAAAACTGTATTTGAAGTTAACTGCCAACTATTCCTAAAGGACAAGCa GTCTACCCCACGATCACTTCTATTCTTTGTTATTCGAGATCATCTTGGCACCACTCCACTTGCGAACCTCAAAGACACTCTTATTCAGGATTTAACTGCGATTTGGACTTCTCTTTCCAAACCTGCAGGTCTcgagaattcaaaaatcgaagattattttgatttcgcATTCGCAGCTTTACCACACAAGATCTTGCAGCCAGACAAGTTCGTTACGGAAGTTCAAAAGCTTGGTACACGATTCAGAGCTGGGCATAAATCTACACGGGCCGAAGATGCTGGGTTCGAGGGAGGTGTTTTTTTGCCAGAATACCACCGTCGGATTCCCGCAGATGGATTTTCTGTATACGCAGAAGGTGTCTGGGATCAAATTGTGAGCAACAAAGATTTGGATCTTCCTACTCAACAAGAACTTTTGGCACAATTTCGTTGCGATGAAATCTCTCGGGAAGTTTTGGTCTCATTCGATGGAAAAATTCAACCActtgaagagaagcaagCAGAAGATACCAGGTCAGGCAAACCTACTGTCATTGCGGACTTGGGTAGTACCGGTAAAACATCTCGCACCAGTACTGTCAAGAACTTTGAGACACAGGCTAGCAGGTATCACAAAGGTGTATATGCGTTGAAGCGTACCGAGCTTGAAGGTAAAATCGATACGAGATTAAAGGCGTTATACCACGGTCAACTTGTGGCAGCTCATAAATCTGGGGTCGCGTCCTTCAGCGATGCCGTTTCGAATGCCGTTAAGCTTGGCCAAAAGAGAGCAGCTTCATATGAATTTGCAGATATTGTGGAACGTGAAAAGGAGACTGCACTCAAAACCTTCGAGACAGAAGCAAAGAGCCTGTACATTGAAGGATTAGCGTGGACTAATTTCAAGTCGCAATATGACCTCTACGAAAAAGATCTTAACGAAGTTAGCGGTAATCtcagaaaagaagaaatgagaCGTCTTGCAACACGAGTTGAAAGATGGGTTAGATCACGATTGAATGATTCCATTGGAGTTGAGTTTAACAAACTCGGTTCTGGAAGAGGCGGCAGCGGAGCTCCTGAGACAGGCGAAAAGCCTGCTTCTGAGAAAGACTTGTGGGATAGAATCTGGAAAACTTTTGTTGACACAGTCAAGGAAGCAGAGTCTAAATTCACTGATAGAGCAAAGAGCTTTGATGCTAGtgaggatgaaattgaagttggCCTATGGCGTCTTAAAAGAAAGAGTTGGGGTGTCCTCAGAGCCAAAATTGACGAGGAAGTCATGGAAGGCAACATCCTTCTCAAACTTCGAGAAAACTTTGAGGATAAGTTCCGCTACGATGAAGCGGGTGTCCCACGTATATGGCGTCCTTCTGATGATATCGAGGGAATTTATACCAAGGCCAGAGAATCTACTCTCACCCTCATCCCCTTATTGTCTAAATTCAAGCTTTCggaatcatcatcacttccCGAATTATCTGAATGGATTGGTAGCACCCCAGCTAGTGTCGATCCtaaagatgaggaagatctAACTCCTATTGGTGGTGtggacgaggaagaaggaaagagtCTCGAAGAGGAAATGACTGTTCTTAGTGAAGCTAAACGTCAAGATCTCGTCGTTAGATTCAAGAAAACTGCGGACGGTGTATATGTTGAAGCTAAACGCAGTGCTATTGGTGGAGTGGCCCAAGTTCCGTTGTATTTCTATGGTCTTTTGTTGGCTTTGGGTTGGAATGAAATCGTTGCTG TCCTCCGTAACCCAATctacttcatcttcctcattctCTGTGGTATTGCTGGATATGTCACTTACACACTTAATCTCTGGGGCCCAATCATCCGCATGATGAACGCGGCCAGTACTCAAGGAGTTGAgattggaaaggagaaattgagagaGTTTTTGAAGGATAATGAGATGGGGAGACAAGCTTTAGGGATGCAGGGAAGAGATCACGGGGATAGTGATGGGATCAGCTTGAATACTTTGGATAGTAGGGGAAAGAGGGCTAGtagggaggaggaggaggaagaggagatttAA
- the Bccdc73 gene encoding Bccdc73, with translation MSASDQDPLLLLRQSIASESPCIPTTTEDATSSVDLSLATATYLHFTSPLQVSIPFTTATRFISSDKPVNLRSIYFAWQQRELAIPEYNASSTTLSAQLAAEGGAGGEIQNLSFVERLDLITWLEGASDESQYIKPLASDTSNATASAKVASGVAGGIAPVTSGMGGRQGKNVDPRLAEIYNGERRMGDRNSVLRGIKPTDFSHVRKLASPFLSRKSAHAAAQNLANNPALAHNLKPARRPDPIILLSPSASSILRMSNIKSFLEGGAFIPSDSASSTSSSSASILHISRFIPSIDPARPIRFIIVDTPEQFKPEYWSRVVAVFTTGQVWQFKNYKWPQPTDLFRNTLGLFVGFRGESLPDTVKGWGSGVLASQVERWAPQAGPASRWRDKEVVENIWKAIEGNMKARGWRRDSGPVI, from the exons ATGTCAGCTTCCGATCAAGATCCATTACTTCTCCTGCGACAATCGATAGCCTCAGAAAGTCCTTGCATACCCACTACCACAGAAGATGCAACATCCTCAGTAGACCTGAGTCTGGCAACAGCAACCTACCTCCACTTTACCTCACCCCTCCAAGTATCGATTCCATTCACGACAGCCACACGTTTCATCTCCTCGGACAAACCTGTGAATCTTCGCAGCATTTATTTTGCATGGCAGCAACGCGAACTAGCGATCCCAGAATACAATGCATCATCGACGACACTGAGCGCGCAACTGGCGGCAGAGGGCGGCGCTGGTGGTGAAATCCAAAATTTGTCATTTGTGGAACGCTTGGATCTTATTACGTGGTTGGAGGGCGCGTCGGACGAATCGCAATATATCAAGCCCTTAGCTTCAGATACGTCAAATGCGACAGCTTCGGCGAAGGTTGCTTCTGGAGTAGCTGGGGGAATAGCACCAGTCACGAGTGGTATGGGAGGTAGACAGGGAAAGAATGTTGATCCTAGGTTAGCAGAGATCTACAATGGAGAAAGGAGGATGGGCGACAGGAATAGTGTGTTGAGGGGGATAAAACCTACG GATTTCTCTCATGTCCGCAAACTCGCATCTCCATTCCTCTCACGCAAATCTGCACATGCTGCCGCCCAAAATCTAGCAAACAACCCAGCACTCGCTCATAACCTTAAACCTGCCCGCCGCCCAGATCCCATCATACTTTTGTCACCATCCGCGTCTTCTATTCTTCGCATGTCTAATATCAAATCGTTCCTCGAAGGCGGTGCATTCATTCCTTCAGATTCAGCAAGCTCCACCTCCAGTTCCTCGGCTTCAATTCTACATATTTCACGTTTCATACCTTCCATAGATCCTGCGCGACCAATCCGTTTCATTATTGTTGACACACCAGAGCAATTCAAGCCGGAGTATTGGTCAAGAGTCGTAGCGGTCTTTACTACAGGACAAGTTTGGCAATTCAAAAACTACAAATGGCCACAGCCTACAGATTTGTTCAGGAACACTCTAGGCTTGTTCGTAGGATTCAGAGGAGAAAGTCTACCGGATACAGTCAAGGGATGGGGAAGTGGAGTTTTGGCTTCGCAAGTTGAAAGGTGGGCTCCACAAGCAGGCCCAGCCAGTAGATGGAGGGATAAAGAAGTTGTGGAGAATATCTGGAAGGCAATCGAGGGGAATATGAAGGCTAGAGGATGGAGACGAGATTCTGGTCCAGTCATTTGA